From one Nitrosopumilus sp. genomic stretch:
- a CDS encoding GDP-mannose dehydrogenase: MTDIVLGMGEVGETLFDLLVERNFECVGIDLEESKCKNYSENTVIKNPEYLHVCIPGELTEFVNITVNWIDKIEGLKGVLVHSTVKPGTTKNIQTKTTVPILFSPVRGIHRRFLDDIKKYTKFISSDHKQIDPKIKSDVEKRFEKIDWMSTTKTAELAKILVDTTYYGWLINYAQITKMICDKEGIDFDEMWKFADEIHENLGNRPKMYPGIIGGHCVLPNLNLVEYENLDIVKKVNELFEKSKN, encoded by the coding sequence ATGACAGATATCGTGCTAGGAATGGGTGAAGTAGGCGAGACATTATTTGATTTACTTGTTGAAAGGAATTTTGAATGTGTAGGAATTGATCTTGAAGAATCAAAATGCAAAAATTATTCAGAAAACACAGTAATTAAAAATCCAGAGTATCTTCATGTTTGTATTCCTGGAGAATTAACAGAGTTTGTAAACATTACAGTAAATTGGATTGATAAGATAGAAGGTTTGAAAGGTGTCCTAGTTCATTCTACGGTAAAACCGGGAACAACTAAAAACATTCAAACAAAAACTACAGTCCCCATTTTGTTTTCACCAGTTCGTGGAATACATAGAAGATTTTTAGATGATATTAAAAAATATACAAAATTTATTTCATCAGATCATAAACAAATAGATCCTAAAATTAAATCAGATGTGGAAAAAAGATTTGAGAAAATTGATTGGATGTCCACTACTAAAACTGCTGAACTTGCAAAGATATTAGTTGATACGACATATTATGGATGGTTAATCAATTATGCTCAGATTACAAAAATGATTTGTGATAAAGAGGGTATTGATTTTGATGAGATGTGGAAATTTGCAGATGAAATTCATGAGAATTTAGGCAACAGACCAAAAATGTATCCGGGAATCATTGGCGGGCATTGTGTATTACCAAATTTGAATTTGGTTGAATATGAAAATTTGGATATTGTCAAAAAAGTTAATGAGTTATTTGAAAAGTCTAAAAATTAA
- a CDS encoding single-stranded DNA-binding protein — translation MSELENLMSKLLELKPELTKEDVEEQIKLKKEKIGAGYLTDQGALFLIASDYGVTLAEPLKVEMSLKDLYAGAKEISLETRVLNLSPAKQFSRKDGSPFYLRTMTVYDGNSTASVKLWDEKANLPGVENLKPGDLIKIIKAYVKSDFDGSPTINIGSGSNIETADRKSEIPTIESITKDVSELQEGQKDLVISGMIDGVISGMEFTNSRGQPGKALRMRLKGKDGSGMRVVLWGKDESSIPNMISQSAKVRLLGVKVKSGNQGLEIHGNDATIIEIEGGKEAEPVIARVLSISTSENGKNMILAVDNKKNLYNISDFSNSTSICAEGDVIECMPSKIYGNSITLDDNSFVRKLDNDESIPSLSQIRTKINDIKVDGNYCIEAIILKVPERREVQTKTGESISLSEMFVEDDTGQIWVKGWRNQARLIDKCELGEIVSITGLNAKAGLEGRIELFVTAFSKITKKN, via the coding sequence TTGTCTGAATTAGAAAATTTAATGAGTAAATTACTTGAACTAAAACCAGAATTAACAAAAGAAGATGTTGAAGAGCAGATTAAACTCAAAAAAGAGAAAATCGGTGCAGGATACTTGACTGATCAAGGAGCATTATTCTTGATTGCATCTGATTATGGTGTCACTTTGGCTGAGCCACTAAAAGTTGAAATGAGTTTAAAAGATCTCTATGCAGGAGCGAAAGAAATTTCATTAGAGACTAGAGTTTTGAATCTTTCTCCTGCAAAACAATTTTCAAGAAAAGATGGTTCTCCATTTTATCTTAGAACAATGACTGTGTATGATGGAAATTCAACTGCAAGTGTAAAATTATGGGATGAAAAAGCAAACCTACCTGGAGTTGAAAATCTAAAACCAGGAGATTTAATTAAAATCATCAAGGCTTATGTTAAATCAGATTTTGATGGGTCTCCAACAATAAACATTGGTTCTGGTTCAAATATTGAAACAGCTGATAGAAAAAGTGAAATTCCAACTATTGAATCCATTACAAAGGATGTTAGCGAATTGCAGGAAGGACAAAAAGATCTTGTTATTTCAGGCATGATTGATGGCGTAATCAGTGGAATGGAATTTACTAATTCTAGAGGCCAGCCTGGAAAAGCACTCAGAATGAGACTAAAAGGAAAAGATGGAAGTGGAATGAGAGTAGTGCTTTGGGGTAAAGATGAATCATCCATTCCAAATATGATTTCACAGTCTGCAAAAGTAAGATTGCTTGGTGTCAAAGTGAAATCAGGAAACCAAGGTTTAGAAATTCATGGAAATGATGCAACAATTATTGAAATTGAAGGAGGAAAAGAAGCAGAGCCAGTAATTGCAAGAGTTCTTTCCATATCAACATCTGAGAATGGGAAGAATATGATTTTGGCAGTTGATAATAAGAAGAACCTATACAATATCAGTGATTTTTCAAACTCAACCAGTATTTGTGCAGAAGGTGATGTGATAGAATGTATGCCATCAAAGATATACGGAAATTCAATTACACTTGACGATAACTCGTTTGTAAGAAAATTAGACAATGATGAATCTATTCCATCATTGTCTCAAATTAGAACAAAAATCAACGATATCAAAGTTGATGGAAATTACTGTATTGAGGCAATAATCTTAAAAGTTCCTGAAAGACGCGAAGTCCAAACAAAAACTGGAGAATCAATATCACTTTCAGAAATGTTTGTGGAAGACGATACAGGTCAAATTTGGGTCAAAGGTTGGAGAAATCAAGCAAGACTAATTGACAAATGTGAATTAGGAGAAATTGTTTCAATCACAGGATTGAATGCAAAAGCAGGTCTTGAAGGTAGAATTGAATTATTTGTAACTGCATTTTCTAAAATTACCAAGAAAAATTAA
- the gatE gene encoding Glu-tRNA(Gln) amidotransferase subunit GatE translates to MSEFSIGSIGLKVGLEIHQQLATNKKLFCNCKPIESEEYSIKFQRKLRAVKSELGEYDPAALFEKSKSKTIVYYANSESSCLVEQDEEPPHNLDNDAKDLALIIATSLNSKIFNEIYPMRKSVIDGSNTTGFQRTMLISQGGKIEVNGETIGVQSICLEEDAAKLLGDKGNIREYSLDRLGVPLLEIALDPVEGDSKKIKNIALALGRLLRSTKKVTRGIGSIRQDVNVSVKDGGGIVEVKGVQQLEQLEKVVEFEAKRQYGLVKIAEKLKSSDFKGISKSENVFDITEDWKGCKSKIIQKALKDNSIIKAIKIENFSGMFGYTPFEGVRLGKEIGQLVKFYGIGGVFHSDELPNYGIEEKDILIVKNILKVKQNDAFLIIAAQSSKIDFAIDSIISRLLEAKKGVPAETRLATQTGETVFLRPRPGASRMYPETDIPPISVTNQELENAKKNIPKSWDESLLELQKKYELNPQLSEQIFDSRYIELFEKIIERIKINPTFVASILCSTITNLERNGLNSELLTEENIIKSFQLLEEGKIAKESIEIIYESIMSGKSQTIDEALKNASIEAVDETKVEQIIIDIIEKNQEIIKNQKERSIGPLMGIVMKELRGKASGEIVNNLLLKNIKKKLENMEL, encoded by the coding sequence GTGTCAGAATTTTCTATTGGTAGTATTGGATTAAAAGTAGGACTGGAAATTCATCAGCAACTAGCAACTAATAAAAAATTATTTTGTAATTGCAAACCAATTGAATCAGAAGAATATTCCATTAAATTTCAAAGAAAATTGCGTGCAGTTAAAAGTGAATTGGGAGAATATGATCCAGCAGCTTTATTTGAAAAATCAAAATCAAAAACAATAGTCTATTATGCAAATTCAGAAAGTAGTTGTTTGGTTGAACAGGATGAAGAACCACCGCATAATTTAGATAATGATGCAAAAGATCTTGCATTGATAATTGCAACATCACTTAATTCAAAAATTTTTAATGAAATTTATCCAATGAGAAAATCTGTAATTGATGGTTCAAATACAACGGGATTTCAACGAACCATGTTAATTTCACAAGGAGGAAAAATTGAAGTTAATGGTGAAACTATAGGTGTGCAATCAATTTGCCTGGAAGAAGATGCAGCAAAACTTCTTGGAGACAAAGGGAATATCAGAGAATACAGTTTAGATCGTCTAGGCGTTCCCCTTTTAGAGATTGCTTTAGATCCAGTAGAAGGCGATTCAAAAAAAATTAAAAATATTGCATTGGCTTTAGGTAGGCTATTACGAAGTACTAAAAAGGTAACAAGAGGAATTGGATCAATTAGACAAGATGTCAATGTTTCAGTTAAAGACGGAGGAGGAATAGTAGAAGTTAAAGGAGTTCAACAATTAGAACAATTAGAAAAAGTAGTAGAATTTGAGGCTAAAAGACAATATGGGTTAGTAAAAATTGCTGAAAAACTGAAAAGTTCAGATTTTAAAGGAATTTCAAAAAGTGAAAATGTTTTTGACATCACTGAAGATTGGAAAGGTTGTAAATCAAAAATCATTCAAAAAGCGTTAAAAGATAATTCAATAATCAAAGCAATTAAAATTGAAAATTTTTCTGGAATGTTTGGATACACACCATTTGAAGGAGTCAGATTAGGAAAAGAAATCGGGCAGTTAGTAAAGTTTTATGGTATTGGCGGAGTTTTCCATTCAGATGAATTACCAAACTATGGGATTGAAGAAAAAGATATTTTGATTGTGAAAAATATTTTAAAAGTTAAACAAAATGATGCATTCTTAATTATTGCAGCGCAATCTTCAAAAATAGATTTTGCAATAGATTCGATTATCAGCAGACTGTTAGAAGCCAAAAAAGGTGTTCCTGCAGAAACCAGATTAGCCACACAAACAGGTGAAACAGTGTTCTTAAGACCACGTCCAGGCGCATCAAGAATGTATCCTGAAACAGACATCCCACCAATTTCAGTTACAAATCAAGAATTAGAAAATGCCAAGAAAAACATTCCAAAATCATGGGATGAATCTCTTTTAGAATTACAAAAAAAATATGAATTGAATCCACAGCTTTCTGAGCAAATTTTTGATTCACGGTACATTGAATTGTTTGAAAAAATTATTGAACGAATTAAAATCAATCCTACGTTTGTTGCATCAATTTTATGTTCTACAATAACTAATTTAGAGAGAAATGGCCTTAACTCTGAATTATTAACAGAAGAGAACATAATAAAATCATTTCAACTGTTAGAAGAAGGAAAAATTGCAAAAGAATCAATTGAGATCATCTATGAGAGCATCATGTCAGGGAAATCGCAAACAATTGATGAAGCATTGAAAAATGCATCAATAGAGGCTGTTGATGAGACAAAAGTAGAGCAAATCATCATAGACATTATTGAAAAAAATCAAGAAATAATTAAAAATCAAAAAGAACGATCAATTGGACCACTAATGGGAATTGTCATGAAGGAATTAAGAGGAAAAGCTTCGGGCGAAATAGTGAATAATCTTCTTTTAAAAAATATCAAGAAAAAATTAGAAAATATGGAATTATAA
- the dnaK gene encoding molecular chaperone DnaK, which produces MAKIIGIDLGTSNSAAAVIMGGKPSIIPAAEGSTVGGKAFPSVVAFSKDGELLVGEPARRQAVTNPDRTIVAAKRKMGTDYTFKILDKEYKPQQISSFILQKIKKDAEAFIGEPVEKAVITVPAYFDDNQRQATKDAGTIAGLDVVRIINEPTAASLAFGLDKAKEDMKILVFDFGGGTLDVTIMEMGGGVFEVMSTSGDTQLGGTDMDKVLIDYIVDEFKKKEGVDLSQDTTAMTRIREASEKAKIELSTVMETDVNLPFISHDPSTGAKNLEFRLTRAKLDELIGPIVDRCKPSILKALEDAKLSNSDINKIVMVGGPTRIPLVKKFVSGIIGKEVESGVDPMEAVAMGAAIQAGIIAGDVTSDIVLLDVTPLTLGIETLGGVREPLIERNTTIPTSKSKVFTTAADNQTAVTIHVVQGERPMATDNVSLGSFNLTDLPPAPRGVPQIEVKFDIDANGIINVTAKDLGTQKEAKITIESTSKLSKEEIEKLKEDAEKFSDEDKKKKEKIDLRNEAESYIYTTEKLVNHDLKEKISQEQGIKITDAVKEVKEVLDKEPNELKPKLEALQSLVNEVTTELYKNATPPPGAEGQQSAGEGQQNAESQPNESSTTDETKTN; this is translated from the coding sequence ATGGCTAAAATAATTGGTATTGATTTAGGAACAAGTAACTCTGCTGCTGCAGTAATAATGGGTGGCAAGCCGTCAATTATTCCAGCTGCTGAAGGCTCCACTGTTGGAGGAAAAGCATTTCCATCAGTTGTAGCATTTTCTAAAGATGGTGAACTTTTGGTTGGTGAGCCTGCAAGAAGACAGGCAGTTACTAATCCTGACAGGACTATTGTTGCTGCCAAAAGGAAAATGGGTACTGATTACACTTTTAAAATTTTAGATAAAGAATACAAACCACAACAAATTTCGTCATTTATTCTCCAAAAAATCAAAAAAGACGCTGAGGCATTTATTGGTGAACCCGTAGAGAAAGCAGTAATCACTGTTCCTGCATATTTTGATGATAACCAACGTCAAGCAACTAAAGATGCTGGGACAATAGCTGGATTAGATGTAGTTAGGATTATCAATGAACCAACCGCGGCTTCTTTGGCATTTGGGTTGGACAAAGCCAAGGAAGACATGAAAATTCTTGTCTTTGATTTTGGTGGTGGCACATTAGATGTTACTATAATGGAAATGGGAGGAGGAGTCTTTGAAGTAATGAGTACATCAGGAGATACTCAATTAGGTGGAACCGATATGGACAAAGTCCTAATTGATTACATTGTTGATGAATTCAAAAAGAAAGAAGGCGTTGATCTTTCACAAGACACTACTGCAATGACTAGAATAAGAGAAGCATCGGAAAAAGCAAAAATTGAATTATCAACAGTAATGGAAACTGATGTTAATTTACCCTTTATCTCTCATGATCCTTCAACAGGTGCAAAAAATCTTGAATTTAGATTGACTAGAGCTAAACTAGATGAGTTAATTGGACCAATAGTTGATCGATGTAAACCTTCCATACTGAAAGCACTTGAAGATGCAAAACTTTCGAATTCGGATATCAATAAAATTGTCATGGTTGGTGGGCCAACAAGAATTCCATTAGTTAAAAAATTTGTAAGTGGAATAATAGGTAAAGAGGTTGAATCTGGTGTTGATCCTATGGAAGCAGTTGCCATGGGAGCTGCAATTCAGGCAGGAATTATTGCTGGAGATGTCACCAGCGACATAGTCTTACTTGATGTTACTCCATTGACATTAGGAATAGAAACTTTAGGCGGTGTAAGAGAGCCATTAATTGAAAGAAATACAACGATTCCAACTTCTAAGAGTAAAGTTTTCACAACTGCAGCTGATAACCAAACGGCTGTGACAATTCATGTTGTTCAAGGTGAGCGTCCAATGGCAACAGATAATGTTTCACTAGGAAGTTTCAATCTAACTGATTTGCCACCAGCTCCAAGAGGGGTTCCTCAAATTGAAGTAAAATTCGATATTGATGCAAATGGAATTATCAATGTAACTGCAAAGGATCTTGGCACACAGAAGGAAGCAAAGATTACCATTGAATCTACATCAAAATTATCTAAAGAAGAAATTGAAAAATTAAAAGAGGATGCAGAAAAATTCTCTGATGAAGATAAAAAGAAAAAAGAAAAAATTGATCTAAGAAACGAAGCAGAAAGTTACATTTACACTACAGAAAAATTGGTCAATCATGATCTAAAGGAGAAAATCTCTCAAGAACAGGGAATTAAAATTACTGATGCGGTAAAAGAAGTCAAAGAAGTTTTAGATAAAGAGCCAAATGAACTAAAGCCCAAACTTGAAGCATTACAATCTTTAGTCAATGAAGTAACTACAGAACTTTACAAAAATGCTACACCTCCTCCAGGTGCTGAAGGACAACAAAGTGCTGGTGAAGGACAACAGAATGCCGAAAGTCAACCAAATGAGTCATCTACAACTGATGAAACCAAAACTAACTAA
- a CDS encoding ABC transporter ATP-binding protein yields the protein MSCIDVKHLSKSYGSVHAVKDLELLVRPGQVFGFLGPNGAGKSTTIKLLTTLIPPSNGNLSILGIDAVTNPLQVRHKIGVVLQQPSYEPTLSVEKSLDKYGMMWNVPKTERKKRMEQLLIDFDLVEIRKKRNEDLSIGQRRRIQVAREFMHDMELLFLDEPTVGLDPSARRNLLDYLKNKVKTGLTIFYTTHILTEAEYLCDEIAIIDKGRILTVDSPDALKKKFGKEKTIKIHLSEKQTNIASLLTGISDFKIDYENGTNIIIHSEHSELVLSKVLKILNDNTIEIEDLSAVPTNLEEIFLKMMRDNASNS from the coding sequence ATGTCTTGCATTGACGTTAAACATCTCTCAAAATCATATGGCTCGGTTCATGCTGTAAAAGACCTTGAACTATTAGTACGACCCGGACAGGTTTTTGGATTTTTGGGACCTAACGGTGCTGGAAAATCCACCACGATCAAACTTCTTACAACTCTAATTCCGCCTTCAAATGGAAATCTTTCTATTTTGGGAATTGATGCTGTAACAAATCCTCTTCAAGTCCGTCATAAAATAGGAGTGGTCCTGCAACAACCAAGTTACGAGCCTACTTTATCAGTTGAAAAATCTCTTGATAAATATGGGATGATGTGGAATGTTCCAAAAACTGAGCGTAAAAAAAGAATGGAACAACTTTTGATAGATTTTGATCTTGTAGAGATTAGAAAAAAAAGAAATGAAGATCTTTCAATTGGTCAGCGTAGGAGAATTCAGGTTGCTCGTGAATTCATGCATGATATGGAATTATTATTTTTGGATGAGCCGACAGTAGGTCTAGATCCAAGTGCCAGAAGAAATCTATTGGATTACTTAAAAAATAAAGTAAAAACAGGGTTGACAATTTTTTATACAACCCATATTCTAACTGAAGCTGAATATCTTTGTGATGAAATAGCCATAATTGATAAGGGTAGAATTCTTACTGTAGACTCTCCTGATGCTCTGAAGAAAAAATTTGGAAAAGAAAAAACTATTAAAATTCATTTATCAGAAAAACAAACTAACATCGCATCTCTTCTTACTGGAATTTCTGATTTTAAAATTGATTACGAAAATGGAACCAACATCATAATTCATTCAGAACACTCTGAATTAGTATTATCAAAAGTATTGAAAATACTTAATGATAACACAATTGAAATTGAAGATCTTTCAGCCGTACCAACAAATCTTGAAGAAATATTTCTAAAAATGATGAGAGACAATGCATCCAATAGTTAG
- a CDS encoding nucleotide exchange factor GrpE has translation MTNETNSDEIPVNVKSDNEIDSDESEESQTLSTNVEELTKLLDTEKEKVSEYEEKLKHVLADFQNLNRKTQSDIEKGVNAKIDEFVLDFLKIYDDFVIAKEVFSNNKINSDGLDSILKHMDSLLKKYHVVPIDALGEIFNPNFHEAISIINDPDLDDNTITKEIRKGYISHERVIRPTLVEISKKG, from the coding sequence TTGACAAATGAAACTAACTCTGATGAAATTCCAGTAAATGTTAAATCCGATAATGAAATTGATTCTGATGAATCAGAAGAATCACAAACTTTATCGACAAATGTTGAAGAACTAACAAAATTATTAGATACAGAAAAAGAAAAAGTATCTGAATATGAAGAAAAATTAAAACATGTTTTAGCTGACTTTCAGAATCTTAATAGAAAAACACAATCTGACATAGAAAAAGGTGTAAATGCAAAAATAGATGAATTTGTATTGGATTTTCTAAAAATTTATGATGATTTTGTTATAGCAAAAGAGGTTTTTTCTAACAATAAAATTAATTCAGATGGTCTGGATTCTATTTTAAAACATATGGATTCTTTATTAAAAAAATACCATGTTGTTCCGATCGACGCATTAGGGGAAATCTTTAATCCAAATTTTCATGAAGCGATTTCAATTATTAATGATCCTGATTTAGATGATAACACAATTACAAAAGAGATCAGGAAAGGATATATTTCTCATGAGAGAGTTATAAGGCCTACACTAGTAGAAATTTCAAAAAAAGGATGA
- a CDS encoding ABC transporter permease produces the protein MHPIVRLVNRNLTISLNPGFLIWQVIFPLIYIFVAGFAYAPLINQVPFGAKDLDYPAFLASGMIGFNIMNSTLVSGIIIWNDRRHGMFEQIMSGPFTRSHYILSNICTIGIVGLVSATLIALVGYPVFFESVEFSFITIPIIIFGAITGSVLFGSLASIISTRLRSSEGFNVIINTVFLFFAFVSTAFYPAAGAPEPLKSAFYLNPLTYLVDVIRAGIFGNITEFVIFEMIILVGIASILFVIASKLLTKLDF, from the coding sequence ATGCATCCAATAGTTAGACTTGTAAACAGAAATCTCACGATTTCTCTTAATCCTGGCTTTCTAATTTGGCAGGTTATTTTTCCTTTGATCTACATTTTTGTTGCAGGATTTGCGTATGCACCATTAATTAATCAAGTTCCATTTGGAGCAAAAGATCTTGATTATCCGGCATTTTTAGCATCAGGTATGATTGGATTTAACATTATGAATAGTACTTTGGTTTCTGGTATCATTATTTGGAATGATAGAAGACATGGCATGTTTGAACAAATAATGTCTGGCCCCTTTACTAGAAGTCATTACATTCTTAGCAACATCTGTACTATAGGGATAGTTGGGTTAGTAAGCGCAACTTTGATAGCTCTTGTTGGCTATCCAGTATTTTTTGAATCAGTAGAATTCTCATTCATTACAATTCCAATAATTATTTTCGGTGCAATTACTGGCTCGGTTCTATTTGGCTCATTGGCATCAATTATTTCTACTAGGTTACGCTCAAGTGAGGGATTTAATGTAATAATTAATACTGTTTTTCTGTTTTTTGCTTTTGTAAGTACTGCATTTTATCCAGCTGCTGGTGCTCCTGAACCACTAAAATCTGCATTCTATCTGAATCCGCTAACTTATCTTGTAGATGTAATAAGAGCAGGGATTTTTGGAAACATTACTGAATTTGTGATTTTTGAAATGATTATTCTTGTAGGTATCGCGTCAATTCTATTTGTTATTGCTTCAAAACTACTTACAAAATTGGATTTCTAG
- the dnaJ gene encoding molecular chaperone DnaJ, which yields MAAKRDYYEVLGVSKTSSTDEIKKQYRKLALKFHPDRNKSSDAGEHFKEISEAYAVLSDPAKKQLYDQHGHAGVDGRYSSEDIFQGARGDFSDIFGRGGGGFDSIFESIFGRGGGGFGFNQQRGSDILYETSVTLEDVLHGKKMEIDLQKQLQCDNCNGTGCKPGTNKKTCSSCNGQGQIRQTRNMGFASFVTAAPCSSCNGQGSIIEIPCDECKGQGKKKGNKKITFEIPPGIDSGDYTVPNEGNEVPGGSNGDLIVRVRVQPHSKFKRDGKDIFYDQDVSMIDAALGCEIVVPTLDGTEKIKVDSGSQPNTIIKLKGKGVTHINSRGKGDQYVRIVVNIPQKLSRHQKKLLEEFQKDSD from the coding sequence ATGGCTGCAAAACGTGATTACTATGAAGTTTTAGGAGTATCTAAAACATCTTCTACAGATGAAATAAAAAAACAATATAGAAAATTAGCTCTAAAATTCCACCCGGATCGTAACAAATCTTCTGATGCTGGGGAACATTTCAAAGAAATTTCTGAAGCTTATGCTGTCCTTTCAGATCCTGCAAAGAAGCAACTCTATGATCAGCACGGTCATGCTGGCGTTGATGGAAGATATTCAAGTGAAGATATTTTTCAAGGTGCTCGTGGAGATTTTAGTGATATATTTGGTCGCGGTGGAGGAGGTTTTGATTCTATTTTTGAATCCATATTTGGTCGCGGTGGAGGAGGCTTCGGCTTTAACCAACAAAGAGGCTCTGATATTCTCTATGAAACCTCAGTCACATTAGAAGATGTTCTTCATGGAAAAAAAATGGAAATTGATTTGCAAAAACAACTTCAATGTGACAATTGTAATGGAACTGGTTGCAAACCAGGAACTAACAAAAAAACATGTTCTTCATGTAATGGTCAAGGACAAATAAGGCAAACAAGGAATATGGGTTTTGCTTCTTTTGTAACAGCTGCACCATGTTCTTCATGTAATGGTCAAGGTTCAATTATTGAGATTCCTTGTGATGAATGTAAGGGTCAAGGAAAGAAAAAAGGTAACAAAAAAATTACTTTTGAAATTCCACCCGGAATTGATTCTGGAGATTACACAGTGCCAAATGAAGGAAATGAGGTTCCAGGAGGCTCTAATGGAGATTTGATAGTACGAGTAAGAGTTCAACCACATTCAAAATTCAAAAGAGATGGAAAAGATATTTTTTATGATCAGGATGTTTCAATGATTGATGCTGCATTGGGATGTGAAATCGTTGTTCCAACTTTAGACGGAACAGAAAAAATTAAAGTCGATTCTGGCAGTCAACCAAATACTATAATCAAACTAAAGGGAAAGGGAGTCACACATATCAATTCTCGAGGAAAAGGAGATCAATATGTTCGAATTGTAGTCAATATTCCACAAAAACTTAGTAGGCATCAAAAAAAGCTTTTAGAAGAATTTCAAAAAGATAGTGACTAA
- a CDS encoding DUF354 domain-containing protein: MKIWIDILTPKQLLFSEPIIEKLGKKHNILCTSRNYNEVSKLAKIRDFDLVFVGKHGGSDKKSKLRASIDRMGKLSRKIDNFSPDIVISFCSPEAARVSFGLGIKHIAFCDSPHASAVMRLTLPLIQKLLIPSIIPKNEFSKYGIDKKDIISYNAIDAVVTIKRKINQQRSLPFKQADRKNILIRAEEEEAAYASRSSRIIPIIKQIVKEHEKENIVILGRYTKQIKNIQKIIGKKAKVVKMTFDGKYLLSNTDIFIGSGGTMTAESALMGIPTISYNAVPNIIENFLVKKYLVKRETNPKKISRHIKNVFESSNAVNQKRAKRVVEQMENPIEKLNKIINE; encoded by the coding sequence TTGAAAATATGGATAGATATTCTCACTCCAAAACAATTATTGTTTTCTGAACCAATAATTGAAAAATTAGGAAAAAAACACAATATTTTATGTACGTCAAGAAACTATAACGAAGTTTCAAAATTAGCAAAAATACGTGATTTTGACCTCGTTTTTGTTGGAAAACATGGTGGGAGTGACAAAAAAAGCAAGCTTCGAGCCAGTATTGATAGAATGGGGAAACTTTCCAGAAAAATTGATAATTTTTCACCAGATATTGTAATTAGTTTTTGTTCTCCCGAAGCAGCGAGAGTTTCATTTGGTTTAGGAATCAAACATATAGCATTTTGTGATTCCCCACATGCTTCTGCAGTAATGCGATTAACATTGCCACTAATTCAAAAACTATTGATACCTAGCATAATACCTAAAAATGAATTTTCTAAATATGGAATTGATAAAAAAGACATCATCTCATACAATGCTATAGATGCGGTTGTAACTATCAAAAGAAAAATTAATCAGCAAAGATCATTACCATTTAAACAAGCTGACAGGAAAAATATTTTGATTAGGGCTGAAGAAGAAGAAGCAGCATATGCTTCAAGATCAAGCAGGATAATTCCAATTATTAAACAAATTGTAAAAGAGCATGAAAAAGAAAATATTGTGATTTTAGGCAGATATACAAAACAGATTAAAAATATTCAAAAAATAATTGGTAAAAAAGCCAAAGTTGTAAAAATGACATTTGATGGAAAATATTTACTGAGTAATACAGATATTTTTATAGGATCTGGAGGAACTATGACTGCTGAATCAGCATTGATGGGAATTCCAACAATTTCATATAATGCTGTTCCAAACATAATTGAAAATTTTTTAGTAAAAAAATATTTGGTTAAAAGGGAAACAAATCCAAAGAAAATTTCTAGACATATCAAGAATGTTTTTGAATCATCAAACGCAGTTAATCAAAAAAGAGCAAAAAGAGTTGTTGAACAAATGGAAAATCCCATTGAAAAACTAAATAAAATTATCAATGAATAA